The genomic DNA GAGCGCCAGTTTGAGGGGAAAGTGGCTATTGTCACCGGCTCGACTCAGGGTCTGGGGCTGACGGTCGTCGAGTTGATGTTGCGGCGCGGGCTGAAAGGGGCCCTTATTCTGGGCCGCAGACAGAAAGAAGGTCAGGCTGCGGCTTACGAACTAAGCACGGCGGATCAGCGTGTCATCTACCATCAGGCAGATCTGGCTAGTCTTGAAGATTGCCAATCGATCCATGATCGGGCCGTCGCCGAATTCGGCAGCTATGACATTCTGGTCAACTCCGCTGGGATTACCGATCGAGGTGGAATTCTCGATGGCGATGCCGCGCTTTGGGAACGCACATTTGCAATCAATGCGCGCGCACCGTTTTTTCTAATGCAGAGTGCTGCGAAACACTGGCGGGAATTGGGTAAGCAAGGGGCTGTTGTCAATGTCGCGACAGTCACTGCGCATGGCGGGGTTCCATTTCTGACAGTCTACGCTGCCTCCAAGGCGGCACTTGTAGCCACCACCAAGAACGCCGCGTTTTCGCTGATGCGCGATGGAATTCGAGTTAATGCGCTTGCTATTGGGTGGATGGATACCCCGGCAGAGGACGCAACACAGAAGGCATTTCACGATATGCCGGATGGTTGGCAGGCCGAGGTTGGCAAGAAGCTGCCGGCTGGACGCTTGTTGAACATGAATGAAGTGGCGCGCTGGATTGCGCATCTGGCAAGCGACGAATCCGGCATTATGACCGGTTCAATCCTCGATTTTGATCAGGGCGTCATCGGCTGTTACGAGGCTACTCCGCTGCCTGAAAAACGAGACTGAGCAAGTTTTTATCTCTCGAGAATGTTCTGATGAAGTAAGAAATGGCCCTGACGCATGAGGCAGACAAATGGTTCCAATTTGGACAGAATGGCGGAAGACCGATCACAGTTGAGGGCTTACTGTTTAGTTCAGCAGGTGCAGAGCGCCTAAGCGAATAGATCAAAATTACCAACGGGAGGAATACCAATGACACAGAAAACAAAAGTGAGACTAACTTTAGGCAGCGCGGCTGTTGCGCTCCTTGCATCGGGATTTGCGGCCGGACCTGTAGCGGCTGAGGACGGGGCCAAAGTGTTTTTCTTGCTGCCCAACAGTACAACCATTCGATTTGAGCGCCGGGACGCGCCGCTCTTTGTTGCTGCGATGGCCGAGCGCATGCCAGATGCCGAAGTGATTGTTCAAAACGGCGAAGGTGATCCAACCCGCCAACAACGGCTCGTTGAAGATGCTCTGGTACAAGGCGCTGATTTGATTGTTTACACCTCGTCTGACGCGAACTTGGCCGCTGGCGCGCTTTTGGCCGCTCAAGAAGCTGGAGTGCCAGTACTGCTTTACGAACACGATTCTGTAGGCGGACAAGCTGAAGCGCATGTTCTTTTTAACGCGTTGGCCGTTGGTCAGGCACAGGGCGCACGCGCTGCCGAGCTTATCGAAGCGATGGATCAGGATGTCGTCCGAATAGCCCGAGTGAAAGGAAATCAAGGCGAATACGGCACTGCTCAATACGAGATCGGTCAGAACGAGTTCCTTCAACCATTGATTGATGCAGGCAAAGTTGAAGTCGTCTGCGAGGCGTTCACGCCGAATTGGGACCCTACCTTGGCTCAGACCTTTGCTGAGAACTGCTTGACCCGCACTGGTGGCGAAGTGGATATGTTCCTTGGCATGAACGACGGAACAACAGGCGGTTCGGTCGCAGCGCTGATCTCTCAAGGATATGGTCAGGATGAAATCGTGGTGACCGGTGGCCAAGACGCGACCATCGAAGCGGTCAAGTATATTGTGCAAGGTTGGCAGGACAACACTGTCTTCAAAGACTTGCGTGTTATGGCCGACGGTGCAGCCGACGTGGCTGTTGCGATCCTCAATGGTGACGAGCTACCCGCGCAGTGGATAAATGGCGAGGTCAACAATGGATTCATGGATGTGCCGGCTGCTTTCCTTCCAGTCAACAACGTGACGATCGACAACGTCTCGAATGTTGTGGAGGCTGGCCTCTACACTTGGGAACAGCTTTGTGAGGGCGCCGAAGATACTGACATCTGCAAAGAAAACCTGTAATTTCGGCTGAATGCTATGACAGGGCGGCGGAAATCGCCGCCCATCGATATTTTCAAGGGAGGAGAAAGCTGTGGTGGAAAACCCAATTAGAACACCCTTGATCTCGATGCGTAACATCAAGAAGTCGTTCGGATCTGTGCACGCACTTCAAGGCGCTTCGATCGATGTTCATGCTGGAGAAATTGTTGCTCTCGTGGGTGATAATGGTGCTGGCAAATCAACCTTGGTAAAAGTCATGGCTGGCGTTCATGGATGGGACGCTGGGGACTATGAGTTTGAAGGTAAGCCCGTCAATATCAAGAAGCCGTCTGACGCCAATGCGCTGGGAATTCAGACTGTCTACCAGGATCTTGCACTTTGTAATAATCTCGATGCCGTCCAAAATCTTTTTATGGGTCGAGAGTTGGCGGGGCCCAAAATATTTGGTCGCCGCATCCGACGCGCCGAATGTGAAGTACGTGCTCGGGAAGTCATGACGCGCATGCGGTTGGGAAACCTATCACTGTCTCGTCCCGTTGGCGCAATGTCAGGTGGACAGCGCCAGAATATTGCGATTGCCAGATCTATCCTGTGGACTCCCAAGGTTGTGATCCTCGATGAACCAACCGCAGCTCTCAGTCATTCTGCCTCTGCTCAAGTGTCGGGTCTCATCAGAACGCTGGCGGACGAAGGTCTTGGGGTCGTTGTTGTTAGCCATGACATCCATCATTTTGTTGTCGAGGCGACAGACCGCATCGAAGTAATGCGTTTGGGCTTAAATGTTGCCAGCTTCAAATCGCAAGACGTGACGGGCGAACAAGTTGTTAACGCCATGGTTGGTGGCAAAGAAGGTGTCAATCTAGCTGGTTGAACGCATGCGAACATTTAGAAAAAGGAGGCTCTCGCCATGCCAGAGACTTTTGCTACACCCCAGCCGGAAGTACAAAAAAAACGTACATTCGGGGAGTTGCTTTCAAGCGACCTGCGGGCTGTGCCCGTCGTCATTGGTCTTGTCGCGCTCTGGATCTTCTTTGCATCTCAAAGCGACGTGTTCCTGACGGCACGCAATCTGTCCAACCTATTGGTTCAAAGCACAGTTGTTGGCATCATGGCCCTCGGGTTGATGTTCGTGTTGCTGGTAAAAGAAATCGACTTGTCCGTTGCGGCAGTAAATGGCGTGACCGCGGTGCTGATGGCGAAGCTAATCGTTGAGTTTGGTTTTTCCCCATGGCTCTCCATTCCCGTAGCCATTATTGTCGGCGCTATCATCGGCAGCATGTCAGCTCGTTGGGTAACATTTGTTGGTGTTCCGTCGTTTGTTGTCACCTTGGGGCTTGGTTTAGCGTTGAACGGGGTCCAGTTGCTTTTGCTGCCGGATACCGCGCGCTTTGGCCTGATGGGGACTGGGGTCGAAATGATTGCGCAAGCCAAAATTGCTGGGTCTGCGGCCTGGCTCGTTCTGGCGATCGGATTGGTGGTGTTCTCTGCTCTGGTAGTTTCCGGAATGGCACGGCGTCAAAAGGCCGGGCTGAGCGTTCCAATTATGTCCGGGCTCATTTTCCCACTCGTCGGTGGCGCGGTCTTTGGCATTATTGTGGTGTGGGTTCTCAATTCTCATCAAGGAATCCCGCTCGTCACATTGGTTTTTGCGATCCTGCTTGGTGTTGGTGGATATGTTCTAAAAGAAACCACGTTCGGCCTTCATCTTTATGCCGTCGGCAATAACGACGAGGCCGCGCGTCGTGCCGGCATTAAGGTCGACAACATCAAAATGGGGGCGTTCGCTATTGCTGGAGGAGTTGCCGCACTGGCTGGTGTGATCGCTGCATCCAGGACTTTGGGCGTTGGGGTTTTTTCCGGTGGTGGAATTGGTGGTGGTACGCTGCTGCTGGAATCCATCGCTGCGGCCGTCATTGGGGGCGTCAGCCTGTTTGGTGGGCGCGGATCCATCCACGCGGCGCTGCTTGGCGCGCTCGTTATTGGGTCCGTGCAGAATGGATTGAATCTCATGGGGGTAGAAAACGAAATTCGTCTGATCGTCACGGGCCTCCTGCTCGTCTTGGCCGTTTCTATCGACAAACTGATCGAGAGATTTACAGGCCAGCAAAGCTTTTAGCGCCACTCCCAACAAAGAGGATTTTTTAATACTCAAGGTGGGCTTTGTTGCACAAATCGCCCTTATGGCGTGCTTCCCCTGACCCCTGACGGATTCAGCCTACAGTAACGGTGTTTGGGATGCCAAGGGCGGTGAAGCCGTTGAGTATCGCGGCACGGATTTGGACTTCCGCAACTTGCCGGTCAAAGTCTCGTGCGGCCAGGCGCTGCCCGAGTAGTTTCAAACAATGCATCTTTGTCTCAACACGACTCCTGCGGTGGTATCCGCTCAAGCGACGCCATTGAGCGCGGCCGAGATCCTTTGAGGACTGTACCGCTTCGTTTCGGGCTCTGGCCCCCAGCGTATCCGGCTTCCATAGCTTGGCATTCTTGCGTGGCGGGATGACAGCACGGGCATTGCGGGCCGCAATCGCATCATGGCATTTGCGGGTGTCATATGCCCCATCTGCTGTGACACTGCCAATCTTCTGATCTGGTGTGATCTGACCGAGAAGGTTGGGCAACATGGGTGGGTCTCCAATGCTGCTACTCGTCACTTCGACCGCGCGTATCTCCAACGTTTCTTCATCAATCCCTATATGTATCTTGCGCCACACCCGACGTTTCGGCCCGCCATGCTTGCGAGCGTTCCACTCACCTTCGCCCTCAACTTTGATGCCGGTACTGTCGATAAGGAGGTTTAGCGGGCCCTTTGAGCCCTGATACGGGATGGTAACCGATAGCCTTTTCTGACGCCGACATAACGTGCTGAAGTCTGGGACCTCCCAGTCAAGGTCGATCAATTTCAACAGGCTTTCCACAAAGCCCGTCGCCTGCCTCAAAGGCATTCCGAACAGCACTTTCAACGTGAGACAGGCTTGGATCGCCGCATCGCTATAGCGTGGCTGGCGGCCCCGTTTGCCCCCCTCTCATGGTTTGCAAACAAACCACTGCCGGGCAACGGTAGGCGCAGCTTTCCAAGTGACCTCTGGGTTAAACCAAATGGTCAGTGACCCGCGTCGCTTCAGGGCCTTGTTATACTCAGGCCAGTTCCTCGTGCGGTAAATCGGGGCGATAGGTTTACTCATGACGCCAGCTACCATGCTGGATTTACAACATGAATCCCTGATACGAGACTATTTGTGCAACAAAGCCATGCCGCTTCGCCAGACAACTGGTTTTGTCCAGAGCCTGTTGCAGCTGGCTGGTCTGGACTGGGTAGCACCGGATTTCAGCACCTTATGTCGCAGCCAGCAAACACTGAACGTGCGCCTGCCGTATCGCGGCTGCACGGGGCCACTGAACCTCCTCATCCCCTCTCATGGTTTGTAGGCAAACCACTGTCCCGTTCACTGTCCCGTTGCCGGCAACACATGCAAAGCATGTGTGAGAGGGGGCAGTGGACAGCACGGGGATCAAAAAGCCGAAGGTGAAGGCGAGTGGAATGCCCGCAAGCACTCCTCTCACACATGCAAGTATGTGTTGCCGAGCAAAGGGCGGCCCCAAACGCCGTATCTGGCGTAAGATACATATACCGTGCCCGGCAGGGCATTGCATTGCAATGTCCCGAGAGGGGCATCGACGAGGCAACGCTGGAGGTTCGGGCGGTCCATTGCCGACAGGCGATTGCAACGCAATCTGCCGAGAGGGAGGTCACCAGCAGCAACATCGGGGATGCTCCCGTATTGCCCGAACTCCTGAACCAAATCCCACCCGATCAGGCCATCGGCAGTGTCACCGCACCCTCCCATGCATGTAAACATGCATTGCCGGGAAATGGATGGAGCGTATGACACGCGCAAATGCCACGAGGCGATTGCCGCCCGAGATGCCCACGCGGTGATCCCACCGCGTAAGAATGCCAAACCCTGGAAACCGATGAGTGCTGGAGCAATTGCCCGCAACGATGCGGTCAATTCACAACGATATCTGGGTCGCACACTGTGGCGACGCTGGAGCGGATACCACCGCCGAAGCCGCGTCGAAACGAACCCTCTCACACATGCGAGCATGTGCTGCCGGGCAATGGATGCATTGTATGCATTGTATGCATTGTATGCATTGTATGAAACTACTTGGCCAATCTCTGATGGCGAGAGACTTCGAAAGGCAGGTCGCAGAAATCCAAATGCGCATCGCCGTGCTGAACCGCTACACTGCTCTAGGCATACCTGTCACAGAGCCAGTAGAATAAATCCGTCTGAACCGCCCCGGCTTTACCGGAGGGTGATTTATTCAATGACTAGGCGACCATATCGAGTTTGTTCAGGTTTGCATAGAACGCCTCCTCTGCTTCTGCGGGTGTGATGTATCCGATGGGGCCGAGCAGGCGGCGGTTGTTATACCAATCGACCCATTTCAGCGTTTCCCACTCAACCTCACGCATCGATTTCCATGGACCGATTTGGTTGATGACTTCGGTTTTGAAGAGGCCGATGACGCACTCGGCCAGCGCATTGTCGTAGGCATCACCGACGGTTCCGACCGAGAGATCGATTTCGGCCTCGGCCAGGCGCTCGGTATACTTGATCGACAGGTATTGTGATCCGCGGTCCGAGTGGTGGACCAAAGCCTTGTTATCTGGTGTTTTTCTTTGCCAGATTGCTTGCTCCAACGCGTCGAGCACGAATTGGGTCTTCATTGATGTCGATGTGCGCCAGCCTACGATCCGCCTTGCAAAGACATCAATCACGAACGCGACGTAGACTGTCCCTGACCATGTGGGCACGTAAGTGAAGTCTGAAACCCACAGCTTGTTTGGCCGATCCGCCTTGAACAGGCGGTTCACCTTGTCGTCCATTGCCTGGCAGGCGATTTGCAAAGCAAATCTGCCGAGAGGGGGGGGCATGGCAAAGACGTGTCCGGGTTCGTGGTAATGACCTTCTTGCCACGAACGACGCCTTTGATGCCCAAGGCGCGCATCAACCGCTCCACAGTGCAGCGGGCAACATCCTCACCCTCCCGTCGCAGAACATGCCAAATCTTTCGGGCCCCGTAGAGTTTGCAGTTGTCCGCCCAAGCCCCGTCGATCTTGACGCTCAGAGCGGCATCAGACTTGGCACGAGCTGACGCCCGCTCAGGATCACGCGCGATGGCGCGCCGGTCATAATAAGTGGAAGGGGCAAACTGCAGCGCCCTGCAGATTGGCTCGACCCCAAGTGTCTCTCGGCTTTCCGCAATGAAATCCATCATTTGCGAAACGGGCGGTCGAGCTCCGCCTGTGCAAAATACGCCGACGCCTTACGCAAAATCTCATTGGCTTGACGCAGTTCGCGGTTCTCACGCTCAAGTTCCTTGATCCGCGCCTTCTCAGCGCTGGTAGGCTCTGGCCGTTCGCCGCCATCGCGCTGGACCTGACGGGCCCAAACGCGAAGGCTGTCCGGTGAACAACCCAATTTACCCGCGATCGCCGTCAGCGCCGCAGCTTCGCTCTGATATTCATCGCGGTGTTCCATAAGCAGCCGAACCGCACGCTCGCGGAACTCAGGTGAATACGGCTTCGAGGTCTTCTTCTTTTGTGTCTGTTCCATAACGGGCAATTCTCCGAGAGTTTTGCCCTCCGGTAAAGCCGGGCCGGTTCAGTCTGGGGAAAGGGGAAGCACACCCCTCATTGGATTTGTGCAACAAAGCCTAACAAAGGAAACACCTCTTAGATCAAATACTCTGACAAGTCATGACCAGTCTCAAGCAGTTTAAGAAGCCAAAGAGGCCTGCGGCCTCGTCCACTCCAGGTTTGCTCAGGGTCACCTGGATTACGATATAAAGGCGGGTAGCTCATTTTGCCGCCCTTATTGAGCGTTGGGGCACCCATAATTTCATCAAGGCCAAGGCCGTATTCAGCGGCAACAGATTCCAGCTTCGCACGCGCTTCTTGGCGAAGCTGCGTCTCTCGAGTGGCGACAGCCAGCGCCGCCTCTTTTTGAAGCTGCTTGAGTTTGGACAAGCTCAATTCGCGTAAATTCATAATATCTTCCATCAATTAAGCTTTCATTTTACCACTGAAAAATTTTTGTTTAGTAAAAAGAATGAATTCAAAAATCAATATTCCTTGGTTAGAGATTGATACGATATGTGAACGCCACCCTCTCAAAAAATTTATATGTTGGAAAAATCAAAAGACAAACGAAGCAGGCGGGTATATCGTATAGCCTTTCGGATATGTCACACTGCGGCCTTTGTCGCAAAAAACCGTAAAGCTGATTGGGGGATGCCATACTCAGGGACCCGTTCTACGAAGCGGCCCACCTCATCTGGGTTTTGCTTCGGCCGCGAAAGCCCTGTATGGATGGCTCCTGCATAGCAAGACATATTTGATCAGATTTGTGCATTTGTCAGAAGCAGTCATGTGTTCCCGCTGCCCGGCAGTTGATTGCAAGGCAATCAATGAGAGGGGCCTGTTTGCGCGTCCGGTTCCCGGCCTACAAGGACCTCTCAGGCTTCGACTTTGCAGCCAGCGAGATCAATGAGGCCACCATGCGCCAGTTGCACAAATGCGAGTTCATGGATGGGGCACAGAACATCGTGCTGATTGGGGGTCCTGGCACAGGCAAAACTCTTGCAGCCACAGCCCTCAGCGTTCAGGCTGTCGAGCATTACAGTCGAAAGGTGCGCTTCTTCTCGACCATTGAACTGGTCAATGCGCTTGAATTGGAAAAAGCAAAAGGCAAAGCGGGACATCTTGCTGAAAGCTTGATCTCGTGATCCTTGACGAGCTCGGCTATCTGCCGTTCAGCGCGTCGGGCGGGGCGATACTCTTCCATCTGCTGAGCAAATTCTATGAGCGAACCAGCGTGGTCATTACCACAAACCTCAGCTTCAGCGAATTGGCCACGGTCTTCGCGATGCCAAGATGACCACTGCCTTGCTCGACCATCTTACGCACCGCTGCCACATATTGGAGACCGGAAATGACAGTTTCCACCTCAAGGCAAGCTCAGCTGAAATGGCTCGGAAAAAGAAGGAGGCCAGTAATGTCTTGACCCCGACATGAACCAAGAAACATAACTTAGAGGTGGCTCACTTCTCGATGGAAAACTTGGCTCACTTCTGCGTGTAAATTAACAGGTGGGCATATAACTGTCCAATTAAAACAGTACGGTAGGTTGAAACAGAACAGCATTATAGATAGTGGAGAAGGCATACCCGCAAGCGACAAGCAGGCGTCATTCGGCAGATTTCCTCAATTTAACATCGAGAACCGTGCAGCAACAGGAGGCACCGGTCTTGGTCTCAGCATTGTTAAGGCGATTGAAAAAAACCAAGGTGGAAAAATTAGTTTTGAAAGCCAAGAAGGGTTGGGTGTGACATTTCATGTCGATCTGCCCATTGTTGTTGATGGAGCTGTGGAGACAGCGAGCAAAAGCGGAAGTGACTTATGATTATTTTACATGTGGAAGATGACGAAGACATC from Octadecabacter antarcticus 307 includes the following:
- a CDS encoding SDR family oxidoreductase — encoded protein: MTDHDYTSPYGTAAYHAASDKDVLLERQFEGKVAIVTGSTQGLGLTVVELMLRRGLKGALILGRRQKEGQAAAYELSTADQRVIYHQADLASLEDCQSIHDRAVAEFGSYDILVNSAGITDRGGILDGDAALWERTFAINARAPFFLMQSAAKHWRELGKQGAVVNVATVTAHGGVPFLTVYAASKAALVATTKNAAFSLMRDGIRVNALAIGWMDTPAEDATQKAFHDMPDGWQAEVGKKLPAGRLLNMNEVARWIAHLASDESGIMTGSILDFDQGVIGCYEATPLPEKRD
- a CDS encoding substrate-binding domain-containing protein; the protein is MTQKTKVRLTLGSAAVALLASGFAAGPVAAEDGAKVFFLLPNSTTIRFERRDAPLFVAAMAERMPDAEVIVQNGEGDPTRQQRLVEDALVQGADLIVYTSSDANLAAGALLAAQEAGVPVLLYEHDSVGGQAEAHVLFNALAVGQAQGARAAELIEAMDQDVVRIARVKGNQGEYGTAQYEIGQNEFLQPLIDAGKVEVVCEAFTPNWDPTLAQTFAENCLTRTGGEVDMFLGMNDGTTGGSVAALISQGYGQDEIVVTGGQDATIEAVKYIVQGWQDNTVFKDLRVMADGAADVAVAILNGDELPAQWINGEVNNGFMDVPAAFLPVNNVTIDNVSNVVEAGLYTWEQLCEGAEDTDICKENL
- a CDS encoding ATP-binding cassette domain-containing protein yields the protein MVENPIRTPLISMRNIKKSFGSVHALQGASIDVHAGEIVALVGDNGAGKSTLVKVMAGVHGWDAGDYEFEGKPVNIKKPSDANALGIQTVYQDLALCNNLDAVQNLFMGRELAGPKIFGRRIRRAECEVRAREVMTRMRLGNLSLSRPVGAMSGGQRQNIAIARSILWTPKVVILDEPTAALSHSASAQVSGLIRTLADEGLGVVVVSHDIHHFVVEATDRIEVMRLGLNVASFKSQDVTGEQVVNAMVGGKEGVNLAG
- a CDS encoding sugar ABC transporter permease, translating into MPETFATPQPEVQKKRTFGELLSSDLRAVPVVIGLVALWIFFASQSDVFLTARNLSNLLVQSTVVGIMALGLMFVLLVKEIDLSVAAVNGVTAVLMAKLIVEFGFSPWLSIPVAIIVGAIIGSMSARWVTFVGVPSFVVTLGLGLALNGVQLLLLPDTARFGLMGTGVEMIAQAKIAGSAAWLVLAIGLVVFSALVVSGMARRQKAGLSVPIMSGLIFPLVGGAVFGIIVVWVLNSHQGIPLVTLVFAILLGVGGYVLKETTFGLHLYAVGNNDEAARRAGIKVDNIKMGAFAIAGGVAALAGVIAASRTLGVGVFSGGGIGGGTLLLESIAAAVIGGVSLFGGRGSIHAALLGALVIGSVQNGLNLMGVENEIRLIVTGLLLVLAVSIDKLIERFTGQQSF
- a CDS encoding H-NS histone family protein, yielding MEDIMNLRELSLSKLKQLQKEAALAVATRETQLRQEARAKLESVAAEYGLGLDEIMGAPTLNKGGKMSYPPLYRNPGDPEQTWSGRGRRPLWLLKLLETGHDLSEYLI